A stretch of Telopea speciosissima isolate NSW1024214 ecotype Mountain lineage chromosome 11, Tspe_v1, whole genome shotgun sequence DNA encodes these proteins:
- the LOC122644976 gene encoding uncharacterized protein LOC122644976 gives MEVPLIGLTPWKLFFDGSKTEQAAGAGVVLRSPEGTETQVAFRLDFSCSNNQAEYEALVLGMGLLLGLKADAVEIIGDSQLVIKQLAETITCDNGSVFTANEIVAFAAKLGRTFTHSTPYYAQGNGKAEASNKILKGCLAKVVDDNPRRWADMLSEVLWAFRTSQRTSTATTPFALTYGHDAVLVVEISVKSARVAYQQGLTPTDYSEAMLAELDDLDEEWLAALDKMQVQKKKVAAIYNKRISLKHFQEGDIVLKAVLPVGARDPSMGKWSPMWEGPYTVCQVLRRGAYRLQDLKGNIQVRPINNKFLKTFHPTIWDLG, from the exons ATGGAAGTACCCCTCATCGGCTTGACGCCATGGAAGCTCTTCTTTGATGGATCCAAGACTGAGCAGGCTGCCGGGGCAGGAGTTGTGCTGCGATCACCAGAAGGGACGGAGACTCAGGTGGCCTTTCGGCTTGATTTCTCGTGTTCTAACAACCAGGCTGAGTACGAGGCCCTCGTACTGGGGATGGGCCTACTTCTCGGCCTTAAGGCCGACGCTGTGGAAATCATTGGAGACTCACAATTGGTAATTAAGCAGCTGGCCG AGACTATCACTTGTGATAATGGGAGCGTGTTCACTGCGAACGAGATCGTGGCGTTTGCAGCCAAGTTGGGGAGAACGTTCACACATTCTACCCCATACTACGCACAAGGTAATGGAAAGGCCGAGGCTAGTAACAAGATTCTGAAGGGATGCCTAGCTAAGGTTGTGGACGACAACCCACGAAGGTGGGCAGACATGCTCTCTGAAGTTCTTTGGGCATTTAGGACGTCACAACGGACCAGCACGGCTACTACGCCCTTTGCTTTGACATATGGCCATGATGCAGTGCTTGTAGTTGAGATTAGTGTGAAGTCAGCACGGGTGGCGTACCAGCAGGGACTTACACCAACGGACTACAGCGAGGCAATGTTAGCCGAGCTTGATGACTTGGATGAGGAATGGTTGGCCGCGCTAGATAAAATGCAAGttcagaagaagaaggttgCGGCGATCTACAATAAAAGAATCAGCCTGAAACACTTCCAGGAAGGGGACATCGTTTTAAAGGCTGTGCTCCCAGTTGGTGCAAGGGATCCCAGTATGGGCAAGTGGTCCCCAATGTGGGAAGGACCATATACAGTCTGCCAGGTACTACGAAGAGGAGCCTATAGGCTGCAAGATCTGAAGGGAAACATCCAGGTGAGGCCTATCAACAACAAGTTCCTTAAAACTTTTCATCCCACGATCTGGGATCTGGGATGA